The following nucleotide sequence is from Deltaproteobacteria bacterium.
CGGCGCGAAGCCGGCGGCATGAATCCATCGCGGCTGTTCATCCTGCGACCGGTCGCCACCTCGCTGCTGATGGTGGCGATCATGCTGGCCGGCGTCATCGCGTACCACGAGCTGCCGGTGTCCGCCCTGCCGCAGGTGGACTACCCGACCATCCAGGTGCTCACCTTCTATCCGGGCGCCGGTCCCGACGTCATGGCGTCGTCCGTGACGGCACCGCTCGAGCGGCAGTTCGGGCAGATGCCGGGGCTCAAGGAGATGCTGTCGACGAGCTCCTTCGGCAGCTCCGTGATCACGCTCCAGTTCGCGCTCGAGCTGAGCCTCGACGTCGCCGAGCAGGAGGTGCAGGCCGCGATCAATGCGGCCGCGACGTACCTGCCGCGCGACCTCCCCAACCCGCCGATCTACAGCAAGACGAACCCCGCCGATGCGCCGGTCCTGAC
It contains:
- a CDS encoding acriflavine resistance protein B, with amino-acid sequence MNPSRLFILRPVATSLLMVAIMLAGVIAYHELPVSALPQVDYPTIQVLTFYPGAGPDVMASSVTAPLERQFGQMPGLKEMLSTSSFGSSVITLQFALELSLDVAEQEVQAAINAAATYLPRDLPNPPIYSKTNPADAPVLTLALTSDVLPLSKVQDLADTRLAQKISQLSGVGLVSLSGGQKPAVRIQVNPTALAAYDLGLEDLRAAVAQANVNQAKGNFEGTTQAYTIGANDQLLSSDD